The Streptomyces sp. NBC_00224 genome has a window encoding:
- a CDS encoding carbohydrate ABC transporter permease: MTRAPKAGTGVARPGFVWAAPAAVFFLLFAIVPLVLVAVLSFTSWDGISEPHFNGLDNWVALIHDPVMGQSVWTTLLLTALGVLTQTPVSLLLGVWAAGHQRNRAVLSAVYFVPLLLSATAVSVVWRAVLDPNFGVPSQLTWLFGDGNLLGSRGGALGVLTFVGVWQFTPLHALIYQGGARAIPQVLYQAAAVDGAGTVRQFFHITLPQLRNTIITSMVLMVVGGLTTFDTVLILTQGGPGSDTTVSAFYMYQKAFKSYDFGAASAIALVLVVVATLISLAVVKFSGYDRMRGTAEGL, encoded by the coding sequence ATGACGCGGGCCCCGAAGGCCGGCACGGGCGTGGCCCGCCCGGGCTTCGTCTGGGCGGCGCCCGCCGCGGTGTTCTTCCTGTTGTTCGCCATCGTGCCGCTGGTCCTGGTCGCCGTGCTCTCCTTCACCAGCTGGGACGGCATCAGCGAGCCGCACTTCAACGGCCTGGACAACTGGGTCGCGTTGATCCACGACCCAGTGATGGGCCAGTCGGTCTGGACCACGTTGCTGCTCACCGCCCTCGGCGTGCTCACCCAGACCCCGGTCAGCCTCCTGCTCGGCGTGTGGGCCGCAGGACACCAGCGCAACCGAGCCGTGCTCTCGGCGGTCTACTTCGTACCGCTGCTCCTGTCGGCGACCGCCGTGTCCGTGGTGTGGCGGGCCGTCCTGGATCCCAACTTCGGTGTGCCCTCCCAACTGACCTGGCTGTTCGGCGACGGCAACCTGCTCGGCAGCCGCGGCGGCGCGCTCGGGGTGCTCACCTTCGTGGGGGTGTGGCAGTTCACCCCGCTGCACGCACTGATCTACCAGGGCGGTGCCCGGGCCATCCCCCAGGTGCTCTACCAGGCCGCCGCGGTCGACGGGGCGGGCACTGTCCGGCAGTTCTTCCACATCACCCTGCCGCAACTGCGCAACACCATCATCACCTCGATGGTGCTGATGGTGGTCGGCGGACTCACCACCTTCGACACGGTGCTGATCCTCACCCAGGGCGGCCCCGGCAGCGACACCACTGTCAGCGCCTTCTATATGTACCAAAAGGCCTTCAAGAGCTATGACTTCGGTGCCGCATCGGCCATCGCCCTGGTCCTGGTGGTCGTCGCCACCCTGATCTCCCTGGCCGTGGTCAAGTTCTCCGGCTACGACCGCATGCGCGGCACTGCGGAGGGCCTGTGA
- a CDS encoding glycoside hydrolase family 9 protein encodes MLRHAVAAVAGLVLATGGLTATAFPAHSAGPATATAADAPVRVNQLGYLPDGPKRATVVSSATGPLPWQLRDSSGTVVASGATTVRGADQASGQSTHQVDFGAYTATGTGFTLVVGGQASHPFDISAALYDGLRTDSMSFFYQQRSGIAIDAALAGAAYARPAGHLGVAPNKGDTSVPCQAGGCDYRLDVRGGWYDAGDQGKYVVNGGISVWELVNSFERARRSGGDAALGDSTLRVPERGNGIPDVLDEARWEVEFLLRMQVPAGRAMAGMAFHKMHDAEWTALPTRPELDDKQREVHPPSTAATLNLAATAAQCARVYAPYDAAFSARCLDSARRAWAAAKANPDVLAPATDNTGGGAYEDADVSDEFYWAAAELLATTGESQYRDAVTASPHHTKPADGFWWGGTATLGRITLATVPGVDLPTDDLTRVRGLLTSAADGYLSTMAGQGYAVPIPATGYVWGSNSSVANNAMILAVAHELTGQQRYRAGALESMDYLLGRNALDLSYVTGYGERSSENQHHRFWAHQNDASLPHPPAGSFAGGPNAGLEDPVAKAKLPGCAPAACYVDDIGSYSTNEVAINWNASLAWLAAFAAERRGTPAVPEVRVTPAAVTVPEGGSAAVGVRLSAAPAQSVTVTVARSSGDQDLAATTGTTLVFTPANWATAQQVSVSAAQDADAVSDSATFTIGGPGVRSATFTAAEVDDDTAPPASCAVTYRIDNSWGNGFTATVTVKNTGASAISGWTLGWSFAGDQRISSAWNATVSQSGAAVTARDAGWNAALAPGGSRSLGFQATYSGTNATPTRYTLNGLLCS; translated from the coding sequence GTGCTACGTCATGCGGTCGCCGCGGTAGCCGGCCTCGTCCTGGCCACCGGCGGCCTGACCGCCACCGCGTTTCCGGCGCACTCCGCCGGCCCGGCCACCGCCACTGCCGCCGACGCCCCCGTCCGGGTCAACCAGCTCGGCTACCTGCCCGACGGCCCCAAGCGAGCCACCGTGGTCAGCTCCGCGACCGGGCCGCTCCCCTGGCAACTGCGCGACTCCTCCGGCACGGTGGTCGCCTCGGGCGCCACCACCGTGCGCGGCGCCGACCAGGCGTCCGGCCAGTCCACACACCAGGTGGACTTCGGCGCGTACACCGCTACCGGCACCGGCTTCACCTTGGTCGTCGGCGGCCAGGCCAGCCATCCGTTCGACATCTCCGCGGCCCTGTACGACGGGCTGCGCACCGACAGCATGTCGTTCTTCTACCAGCAGCGCAGCGGCATCGCGATCGACGCCGCCCTCGCGGGCGCCGCCTACGCCCGCCCCGCCGGACACCTGGGCGTCGCCCCGAACAAGGGAGATACCAGCGTCCCCTGCCAGGCCGGGGGGTGCGACTACCGGCTGGACGTGCGCGGCGGCTGGTACGACGCGGGCGACCAGGGCAAGTACGTGGTCAACGGCGGCATATCCGTCTGGGAGCTCGTCAATTCCTTTGAACGAGCACGGCGTTCGGGCGGTGACGCGGCACTCGGCGACTCCACACTGCGGGTGCCAGAGCGCGGCAACGGGATACCGGACGTGCTGGACGAGGCCCGCTGGGAGGTGGAGTTCCTGTTGCGGATGCAGGTCCCGGCGGGCAGAGCGATGGCCGGAATGGCCTTCCACAAGATGCACGACGCCGAATGGACCGCGCTGCCGACCCGCCCCGAACTGGACGACAAGCAACGCGAGGTGCACCCCCCGTCCACCGCGGCCACGCTCAACCTGGCGGCCACGGCCGCGCAGTGCGCCCGGGTGTACGCACCGTACGACGCGGCCTTCTCCGCGCGCTGCCTCGACTCCGCCCGCCGTGCGTGGGCGGCCGCCAAGGCCAACCCGGACGTGCTCGCCCCGGCGACCGACAACACCGGCGGCGGCGCGTACGAGGACGCCGACGTCTCGGACGAGTTCTACTGGGCGGCGGCCGAACTCCTCGCCACCACCGGCGAGTCGCAGTACCGGGACGCCGTGACCGCCTCCCCGCATCACACCAAGCCCGCCGACGGGTTCTGGTGGGGCGGCACCGCGACGCTCGGCCGGATCACCCTCGCCACCGTCCCCGGCGTCGACCTGCCCACCGACGACCTGACCCGGGTGCGCGGCCTGCTGACCTCGGCCGCCGACGGCTACCTCTCCACCATGGCCGGCCAGGGCTACGCGGTGCCGATCCCCGCCACCGGCTACGTCTGGGGCTCCAACAGCTCCGTCGCCAACAACGCGATGATTCTGGCCGTCGCCCATGAGCTGACCGGCCAGCAACGCTACCGTGCCGGAGCGCTGGAATCGATGGACTACCTGCTCGGCCGCAATGCCCTCGACCTCTCCTACGTCACCGGCTACGGCGAGCGCTCCTCCGAGAACCAGCACCATCGCTTCTGGGCGCACCAGAACGACGCCTCGCTGCCGCACCCGCCGGCCGGTTCCTTCGCGGGCGGTCCGAACGCGGGTCTGGAGGACCCGGTGGCCAAGGCCAAACTCCCCGGCTGCGCGCCGGCGGCGTGCTACGTGGACGACATCGGCTCGTACTCCACCAACGAGGTGGCGATCAACTGGAACGCCTCGCTGGCATGGCTGGCGGCCTTCGCGGCGGAGCGGCGCGGGACCCCGGCGGTGCCCGAGGTGCGGGTGACACCGGCGGCGGTGACCGTCCCGGAGGGCGGCTCGGCGGCGGTGGGGGTGCGGCTCTCGGCCGCGCCGGCGCAGAGCGTCACCGTGACCGTGGCCCGGAGCTCCGGCGACCAGGACCTGGCCGCGACAACAGGTACGACGCTGGTGTTCACACCGGCCAACTGGGCAACCGCGCAGCAGGTTTCGGTGTCCGCCGCACAGGACGCCGACGCCGTGTCGGACAGTGCGACGTTCACGATCGGCGGGCCGGGGGTGCGGTCGGCGACGTTCACGGCGGCGGAGGTGGACGACGACACGGCGCCGCCGGCGTCCTGCGCGGTGACGTACCGGATCGACAATTCCTGGGGCAACGGGTTCACGGCGACGGTGACCGTGAAGAACACCGGGGCGTCGGCGATCTCGGGCTGGACGCTGGGGTGGAGCTTCGCGGGCGATCAGCGGATCAGCAGCGCCTGGAACGCGACGGTGAGTCAGTCGGGCGCCGCGGTGACGGCCCGCGACGCCGGGTGGAACGCCGCGCTGGCGCCCGGCGGCAGCAGGAGTCTCGGGTTCCAGGCGACGTACTCGGGTACGAACGCGACACCGACGCGGTACACCCTGAACGGCTTGCTCTGCTCCTGA
- a CDS encoding ABC transporter substrate-binding protein — MGSRFAAIVAATALVLGMTAACGSGGASSDAGSGTIHVMVYGDATNKVEKQIAETFNRTSKVKVVLDTVPGADYQQKLQTVISTPHAPDVFFNWGGGSIQPFVKAGLLLPLDGFIAKDPGLKSNFLPSVFNSAVVDGKPYGVPMRGTQPVLLFHNKKVLADAGLTPPRTWDELVAATKVLKAKGKTPIALGGGDQWPTLMWFEYLYDRIGGPGLLQRAVSGDRAAWASEDSRKALAVLKELADSGAFGRNYDSVKFTDGGSPALVAKGRAAFELMGSWYYSTQQDANPDFAKSNLGYTGFPTLNGGKGDPADVVGNTNNFYSVLKKTKHPEAAAAFLKLMYSEQFVKAQLAVGNLPTTVNTVDFLDTAASPAYSKYQYELVKAAPSFQLSWDQAYPPSAATPMHTAIQQYFDGKRDADAFIKAMQALPTS, encoded by the coding sequence ATGGGATCGAGATTCGCCGCGATCGTCGCGGCCACCGCACTCGTCCTGGGCATGACCGCGGCGTGCGGATCGGGTGGCGCCTCCTCCGACGCGGGCTCCGGGACGATCCACGTGATGGTCTACGGCGACGCCACCAACAAGGTCGAGAAGCAGATCGCCGAGACCTTCAACAGGACCTCCAAGGTCAAGGTGGTGCTCGACACCGTGCCCGGCGCGGACTACCAGCAGAAACTGCAGACCGTCATCAGCACCCCGCATGCCCCGGACGTCTTCTTCAACTGGGGCGGCGGCTCCATCCAGCCCTTCGTCAAGGCCGGCCTGCTGCTCCCGCTGGACGGCTTCATCGCCAAGGACCCGGGACTGAAGAGCAACTTCCTGCCGTCGGTGTTCAACTCGGCCGTCGTGGACGGCAAACCGTACGGAGTGCCGATGCGCGGCACCCAGCCGGTGCTGCTGTTCCACAACAAGAAGGTGCTGGCGGACGCCGGCCTGACCCCGCCGCGGACCTGGGACGAGCTGGTCGCCGCCACCAAGGTGCTCAAGGCCAAGGGCAAAACGCCGATCGCGCTCGGCGGCGGCGACCAGTGGCCCACCCTGATGTGGTTCGAGTACCTGTACGACCGGATCGGCGGGCCCGGCCTGCTGCAACGGGCGGTGAGCGGCGACCGGGCCGCCTGGGCGAGCGAGGACAGCCGCAAGGCACTGGCCGTCCTCAAGGAACTGGCCGACTCCGGCGCGTTCGGCAGGAACTACGACTCCGTCAAGTTCACCGACGGCGGCTCCCCGGCCCTGGTGGCCAAGGGCAGGGCGGCCTTCGAACTCATGGGCTCCTGGTACTACTCCACCCAGCAGGACGCCAACCCGGACTTCGCCAAGTCGAACCTCGGGTACACCGGCTTCCCCACGCTGAACGGCGGCAAGGGCGACCCGGCCGACGTGGTCGGCAACACCAACAACTTCTACTCGGTGCTGAAGAAGACCAAGCACCCGGAGGCCGCAGCCGCCTTCCTGAAGCTGATGTACTCAGAACAGTTCGTCAAGGCGCAGCTCGCCGTGGGCAACCTGCCCACCACCGTCAACACCGTCGACTTCCTCGACACCGCGGCCAGCCCCGCGTACTCCAAGTACCAGTACGAACTGGTCAAGGCCGCCCCCTCGTTCCAGCTCTCCTGGGACCAGGCGTACCCGCCGAGCGCGGCCACCCCGATGCACACCGCCATCCAGCAGTACTTCGACGGCAAGCGCGATGCCGACGCCTTCATCAAGGCCATGCAGGCCTTGCCCACCTCATGA
- a CDS encoding beta-glucosidase — MSATPPPAPDGVPAWRDATLTPEARADALIAAMTLREKTAQLIGVWVGASDEGGEVAPHQHEMEEPPDLETLLPYGLGQLTRPFGTAPVDPALGALSLMRTQRRIVAANRFGIPALAHEECLAGFAAWGATAYPVPLSWGAAFNPSLVRRMAAAIGRDLRAVGVHQGLAPVLDVVRDARWGRVEETIGEDPYLVGTIATAYVQGLESAGIVATLKHFAGYSASRAGRNLAPVSMGPRERADVILPPFEMAVREGRPRSVMHAYTDTDGIPGAADETLLTGLLRDTWGFTGTVVADYFGIAFLKTLHGVAEDWPQAAALALTSGVDTELPTVKTYGQPLLDAVATGLVPERLVDRALRRVLVQKAQLGLLDPDWDPVPDVLIDPDPSEPEGLRGTVDLDRAANRALAAELAEQAVVLLRNDGLLPLRDPARIALIGPNADEPTAVLGCYAFPVHVGGQYPKVPLGIELPTLSEAVRAEFAGSEVRTVRGVAVDGEDADGITEAVRAARQADVVVLALGDRAGLFGRGTSGEGCDTESLELPGVQGKLLDALLDCGTPLVVTLLAGRPYALGRAVSEAAAIVQCFFPGEAGTQAVAGVLSGRVNPSGRLPVSIPTHPGVQPSTYLAARLAQASGVSSTDPTPVYGFGHGLGYSEFTWSGLAVETDETGTDGEFRLAFQLRNVGGRAGSDVVQLYLHDPVASVVQPVQRLIGYRRIDLAAGAGCRVELVLPADLASFTGREGHRIVEPGALELRIAASSTDARFTVPLRLTGPVRPLDHTRRLHPTVTAQVLPTAKSIGAPVS; from the coding sequence ATGAGCGCCACCCCGCCCCCCGCCCCGGACGGCGTTCCCGCCTGGCGGGACGCCACGCTCACCCCGGAGGCCCGGGCCGACGCCCTGATCGCGGCCATGACCCTGCGGGAGAAGACCGCCCAGCTGATCGGCGTCTGGGTCGGTGCCAGCGACGAGGGCGGTGAAGTCGCCCCGCACCAGCACGAGATGGAGGAACCGCCGGACCTCGAAACCCTGTTGCCGTACGGGCTCGGCCAGTTGACCCGGCCCTTCGGCACCGCACCGGTCGACCCGGCGCTCGGCGCCCTCTCGCTGATGCGTACCCAGCGCCGGATCGTCGCCGCCAACCGCTTCGGCATCCCCGCCCTGGCCCACGAGGAGTGCCTGGCCGGCTTCGCCGCCTGGGGCGCCACCGCCTACCCCGTGCCCCTTTCCTGGGGCGCCGCCTTCAACCCGTCACTGGTGCGGCGGATGGCCGCCGCGATCGGCCGCGACCTGCGCGCCGTCGGCGTGCACCAGGGCCTCGCGCCGGTCCTCGACGTGGTGCGCGACGCCCGCTGGGGACGGGTCGAGGAGACCATCGGCGAGGACCCGTACCTGGTCGGCACCATCGCCACGGCCTATGTCCAGGGGCTGGAGTCGGCCGGGATCGTCGCCACCCTCAAGCACTTCGCCGGGTACTCCGCCTCCCGCGCCGGACGCAACCTCGCCCCCGTCTCCATGGGACCGCGCGAACGCGCCGACGTCATCCTGCCGCCGTTCGAGATGGCCGTCCGCGAGGGCCGCCCCCGCTCGGTCATGCACGCCTACACCGATACGGACGGTATTCCCGGCGCCGCCGACGAGACCCTGCTGACCGGACTGCTCCGGGACACCTGGGGCTTCACCGGAACGGTGGTCGCCGACTACTTCGGCATCGCCTTCCTCAAAACCCTGCACGGCGTCGCCGAGGACTGGCCGCAGGCCGCCGCCCTGGCCCTCACCAGCGGCGTCGACACCGAACTGCCGACCGTGAAGACCTATGGCCAGCCCCTGCTCGACGCCGTCGCCACCGGGCTCGTCCCGGAGCGGCTGGTCGACCGGGCGCTGCGCCGGGTGCTCGTCCAGAAGGCCCAACTCGGGTTGCTGGACCCGGACTGGGATCCCGTGCCCGACGTCCTCATCGACCCCGACCCGAGCGAGCCGGAGGGGCTGCGCGGCACGGTCGACCTCGACCGGGCCGCCAACCGGGCCCTCGCCGCCGAACTCGCCGAACAGGCCGTGGTACTGCTGCGCAACGACGGCCTGCTGCCGCTGCGCGACCCCGCCCGGATCGCGTTGATCGGCCCCAACGCCGACGAACCCACCGCCGTGCTCGGCTGCTATGCCTTCCCGGTGCACGTGGGCGGCCAGTATCCGAAGGTGCCGCTCGGCATCGAACTTCCCACTCTGAGCGAGGCGGTGCGGGCCGAGTTCGCCGGGAGCGAGGTGCGGACGGTGCGCGGGGTGGCCGTCGACGGCGAGGATGCCGACGGCATCACCGAGGCGGTCCGTGCGGCTCGGCAGGCCGATGTGGTGGTGCTGGCCCTCGGTGACCGGGCAGGCCTGTTCGGCCGAGGCACCAGCGGCGAGGGCTGCGATACCGAATCGCTCGAATTGCCCGGCGTCCAGGGCAAGCTGCTGGACGCGTTGCTGGACTGCGGCACTCCGCTCGTGGTCACCCTGCTGGCCGGGCGGCCGTACGCGCTGGGGCGCGCGGTGAGCGAGGCCGCGGCGATCGTCCAGTGCTTCTTCCCCGGCGAGGCGGGCACACAGGCGGTGGCGGGCGTGCTGAGCGGACGGGTCAACCCGTCCGGGCGGTTGCCGGTCAGCATCCCCACGCACCCCGGTGTCCAGCCGTCGACGTATCTTGCCGCGCGGCTCGCCCAGGCGAGCGGTGTCTCCAGCACCGACCCGACACCCGTCTACGGATTCGGACACGGGCTCGGCTACAGCGAGTTCACCTGGTCGGGGCTGGCGGTGGAGACCGACGAGACCGGCACCGACGGCGAGTTCCGGCTCGCCTTCCAACTGCGCAACGTCGGCGGCCGGGCGGGCAGTGACGTCGTACAGCTGTACCTGCACGACCCGGTGGCGAGCGTGGTGCAGCCGGTGCAGCGGCTGATCGGATACCGGCGGATCGACCTGGCCGCGGGCGCCGGGTGCCGCGTGGAACTGGTACTCCCCGCCGACCTGGCCTCCTTCACCGGCCGCGAAGGCCACCGGATCGTCGAACCGGGCGCGCTGGAACTACGCATCGCCGCCTCCAGCACCGATGCCCGCTTCACCGTACCGCTGCGCCTGACCGGCCCGGTCCGCCCGCTCGACCACACCCGCCGCCTCCACCCGACCGTCACCGCACAGGTTCTGCCTACCGCCAAATCCATTGGAGCGCCAGTGAGTTGA
- a CDS encoding carbohydrate ABC transporter permease — protein MRGRPNYLAGFGSLIWLMLVGLPLYVLLLATVRTRADYSTKGPLSLPAQWTLRNYLTDLSNGFGRDFLNTLTVTASVVALVLLVVPPLAYAIVRARGRATGWVFRLFLLGLAIPAQAVIVPMFYLISKAGLYDHLIGVILPTAAFCLPVCTLVLTGAMRDISPELYEAMAMDGASPGRVFRQLVLPLSKGGLSSIVVFAALQAWNGFLFPLILTQSDSTKVITLGLYEFQTEHGVDVPGLLSAVVLSMLPILVVYLFARRALVQGLTGVGGK, from the coding sequence ATGCGCGGACGCCCCAACTACCTCGCCGGATTCGGCTCGTTGATCTGGCTGATGCTGGTGGGCCTGCCGCTGTACGTGCTGCTGCTCGCCACCGTGCGCACCCGCGCCGACTACTCCACCAAGGGCCCGCTGAGCCTGCCCGCACAGTGGACCCTGCGGAACTACCTCACCGACCTGTCCAACGGCTTCGGCCGTGACTTCCTCAACACCCTGACCGTCACCGCCAGCGTGGTCGCCCTCGTCCTGCTGGTCGTCCCGCCGCTTGCGTACGCCATCGTACGGGCCCGGGGCCGCGCCACCGGCTGGGTGTTCCGGCTGTTCCTCCTCGGCCTGGCGATTCCCGCCCAGGCGGTGATCGTGCCGATGTTCTACCTGATAAGCAAGGCCGGGCTGTACGACCACCTGATCGGTGTCATCCTGCCGACCGCCGCCTTCTGTCTCCCGGTCTGCACCCTGGTCCTCACCGGCGCGATGCGCGACATCAGCCCCGAGCTGTACGAGGCGATGGCGATGGACGGCGCCTCCCCGGGCCGGGTCTTCCGGCAACTGGTGCTGCCACTGTCCAAGGGGGGTTTGTCCTCCATCGTGGTCTTCGCCGCCCTCCAGGCGTGGAACGGCTTCCTGTTCCCGCTCATCCTCACCCAGTCCGACTCCACCAAGGTCATCACCCTCGGCCTGTACGAGTTCCAGACCGAACACGGCGTAGACGTACCCGGACTGCTCAGCGCCGTGGTGCTGTCCATGCTCCCCATCCTCGTCGTCTACCTGTTCGCCCGCCGCGCCCTCGTCCAGGGCCTGACGGGCGTGGGAGGAAAATGA
- a CDS encoding LacI family DNA-binding transcriptional regulator: MTRAATLAEIAREAGVSAPTVSKVLNGRADVAQATRERVEELLRRHGYRRRRGTQSSPLLELVFHELESVWAMEVIRGVENVARDEGLSIVLSESSGRLTPGQSWVDGVLARRPTGVLLVLSGLDRSQQEQLAGRDIPFVVIDPAGDPGQGVPAVGTTNWDGGLAATRHLLDLGHRRIGLIGGPSRMMCSRARADGYRAALDMAGIAYDPELVRDGDFHHEAGRRVGLELLGLPDRPTAVFAGNDLQALGLYEAARELGLRIPADLSVVGFDDLPLARWVGPPLTTVRQPLTEMAEVATRMVIDLARGTRPGTLRVDLATSLVERSSTAPPQTPSRTVDGASPRL, translated from the coding sequence GTGACCAGAGCCGCGACGCTCGCCGAGATCGCACGGGAGGCGGGGGTCTCGGCCCCGACTGTTTCGAAAGTCCTCAACGGCCGAGCCGACGTCGCCCAGGCCACCCGGGAGCGGGTCGAGGAGTTGCTGCGCCGGCACGGCTACCGGCGGCGGCGCGGCACCCAGAGCAGCCCGCTCCTTGAACTGGTCTTCCACGAGCTGGAGAGCGTCTGGGCGATGGAGGTGATCCGCGGCGTCGAGAACGTGGCGCGCGACGAGGGGCTGAGCATCGTCCTTTCGGAGTCCTCCGGGCGGCTCACCCCCGGCCAGTCCTGGGTGGACGGAGTGCTCGCCCGGCGCCCCACCGGCGTCCTCCTGGTCCTGTCCGGCCTGGACCGCTCCCAGCAGGAACAACTGGCCGGCCGCGACATCCCGTTCGTGGTGATAGACCCGGCCGGCGACCCCGGCCAGGGGGTGCCCGCCGTCGGCACCACCAACTGGGACGGCGGTCTGGCCGCCACCCGGCACCTGCTCGACCTCGGCCACCGCCGGATCGGCCTGATCGGCGGGCCGAGCCGGATGATGTGCAGCCGGGCCCGGGCCGACGGCTACCGGGCGGCCCTCGACATGGCAGGCATCGCGTACGACCCGGAGCTGGTCCGCGACGGCGACTTCCACCACGAGGCCGGCCGCCGGGTGGGGCTGGAACTGCTGGGCCTGCCCGACCGGCCGACCGCCGTGTTCGCGGGGAACGACCTCCAGGCCCTCGGGCTCTACGAGGCCGCCCGTGAGCTGGGGTTGCGCATCCCCGCGGATCTCAGCGTGGTCGGCTTCGACGACCTGCCGCTGGCCCGCTGGGTCGGCCCTCCGCTCACCACCGTCCGCCAGCCGCTGACCGAGATGGCCGAGGTCGCCACCCGCATGGTGATCGACCTCGCCCGAGGCACCCGGCCGGGCACCCTGCGGGTGGACCTGGCCACCAGCCTGGTCGAGCGGAGCAGCACCGCCCCGCCACAGACTCCGTCCCGAACGGTTGACGGAGCATCACCCCGCCTCTAG
- a CDS encoding cellulose binding domain-containing protein — translation MRPSPHHARSARGLFCALLTALISLTALLTTSSAAQADTTLCEQFGSTTVQGRYVVQNNRWGTNQTQCVTTTDSGFRITQADGSVPTNGAPKSYPSLYNGCHYTNCSPGTHLPARLSTITSSPTSVSYSYVSNAVYDAAYDIWLDPTPRTDGINRTEIMIWFNKVGSVQPVGSPVGTATVAGRQWQVWSGNNGSNDVLTFVAPSAIADWSFDVMDFAREAVSRGLAQNSWYLTSVQAGFEPWQNGAGLAVTSFSSTVNTGAGSPGDPGSSRACKVAYATNTWQGGFTADVTVTNSGSSLVDAWKLGFSLPAGQQITSAWNADVSPSSGAVTASGLPYNAQIAPGGHVSFGFQGLYSGGFAELAGFRLNGTPCPTT, via the coding sequence ATGCGACCGTCACCACACCATGCGCGCAGCGCGCGGGGCCTGTTCTGCGCGCTGCTCACCGCGCTCATCTCGCTGACCGCGCTGCTGACCACCAGCTCGGCGGCACAGGCCGACACCACCCTCTGCGAACAGTTCGGGTCGACGACGGTCCAGGGCCGCTACGTCGTTCAGAACAACCGCTGGGGCACCAACCAGACCCAGTGCGTCACCACTACCGACTCGGGATTCAGGATCACCCAGGCCGACGGGTCGGTCCCCACCAACGGCGCCCCGAAGTCCTACCCGTCCCTCTACAACGGCTGCCATTACACCAACTGCTCACCCGGCACCCACCTGCCCGCCCGGCTCAGCACCATCACCAGCTCGCCCACCAGCGTCTCCTACAGCTATGTGAGCAACGCGGTGTATGACGCCGCGTACGACATCTGGCTCGATCCCACACCCCGTACCGACGGCATCAACCGGACCGAGATCATGATCTGGTTCAACAAGGTCGGATCCGTCCAGCCCGTGGGCTCGCCGGTCGGCACAGCGACCGTGGCCGGACGCCAGTGGCAGGTGTGGTCCGGCAACAACGGCTCCAACGACGTGCTGACCTTCGTCGCACCGTCAGCGATCGCCGACTGGAGCTTCGACGTCATGGACTTCGCCCGGGAGGCCGTCTCCCGCGGGCTGGCCCAGAACAGCTGGTACCTGACCAGCGTTCAGGCAGGCTTCGAGCCCTGGCAGAACGGCGCCGGCCTCGCCGTGACCTCGTTCTCCTCCACGGTCAACACCGGGGCCGGCAGCCCCGGTGACCCCGGCAGCTCCCGGGCCTGCAAGGTGGCCTATGCAACGAACACCTGGCAGGGTGGCTTCACCGCCGACGTGACCGTCACCAACTCGGGTTCCTCCCTTGTCGACGCCTGGAAGCTCGGGTTCAGCCTGCCCGCCGGGCAGCAGATCACCAGTGCCTGGAACGCGGACGTTTCCCCGTCATCGGGAGCGGTCACGGCGAGCGGCCTGCCCTACAACGCTCAGATCGCCCCCGGCGGTCACGTCTCCTTCGGCTTCCAGGGCCTCTACAGCGGCGGTTTCGCCGAGCTCGCCGGTTTCCGCCTCAACGGCACCCCCTGCCCCACCACCTGA